From Enterococcus mediterraneensis, the proteins below share one genomic window:
- a CDS encoding amino acid ABC transporter permease — MEYLVSLMPQLLSGAGITLKLFAFTLLGSIPLGIILAFALVSHFPPLKFLVQIYVWLMRGTPLLLQLIFIFYGLPLAGIVFDRFDAAVLAFIINYAAYFAEIFRGGIQSISTGQYEAAQVLRLSKWQTITKIIIPQVVKITFPSVGNEIINLVKDTSLVYILGLSDVMRIGKIAMERDTTLLPLVGVGLIYLVMTGVFTVLMKTIEKKMDYYR, encoded by the coding sequence ATGGAATATTTAGTTTCATTAATGCCGCAATTATTGAGCGGTGCAGGAATTACATTGAAATTGTTTGCTTTTACGCTTTTAGGATCAATACCACTGGGAATTATTTTAGCATTTGCGTTAGTCAGTCACTTCCCGCCGCTGAAATTTTTAGTTCAAATTTATGTTTGGTTGATGCGGGGAACGCCATTATTGCTGCAATTGATTTTTATTTTCTATGGACTGCCATTAGCTGGGATCGTATTTGATCGTTTTGATGCCGCAGTATTGGCCTTCATTATCAATTACGCGGCCTACTTCGCTGAGATTTTCCGCGGTGGGATTCAGTCTATTTCAACAGGACAATACGAGGCGGCGCAAGTACTGCGTTTGAGCAAATGGCAAACCATTACGAAAATCATTATTCCACAGGTGGTCAAGATCACCTTCCCATCTGTCGGTAATGAGATCATTAATTTAGTTAAAGATACATCGCTGGTTTATATCTTGGGTCTCTCAGATGTTATGCGGATCGGCAAGATCGCGATGGAACGGGATACGACACTGTTGCCATTAGTCGGTGTCGGTTTGATTTATCTTGTAATGACAGGAGTCTTTACAGTCTTGATGAAAACTATTGAGAAGAAAATGGATTATTATCGCTAA
- the rlmN gene encoding 23S rRNA (adenine(2503)-C(2))-methyltransferase RlmN, with product MNTSIYGLTKEELIDWLQENGEKKFRANQLWEWLYEKRVMEFSEMTNLSKGLIKKLEDSFVINPLNQLILQEAQDGTVKYLFELPDKHMIETVLMRQEYGMSVCVTTQVGCNIGCTFCASGLLKKKRDLTTGEIVAQIMMVQHYFDLQENDERVSHVVVMGIGEPFDNYDNVIRFLRVINDPKGLAIGARHITVSTSGLAPKIKEFADNGLQVNLAISLHAPNNDVRTSIMRINRSFPIEKLMEAVDEYLAKTNRRITFEYIMLHDVNDRPEHAKQLADLLKDKKKLAYVNLIPYNPVSEHDQYSRSKKADVLKFYDVLKKNGINCVIRKEHGTDIDAACGQLRSKQMKQTVQG from the coding sequence GTGAACACATCTATTTATGGTCTGACAAAAGAAGAATTGATCGACTGGCTGCAAGAGAACGGTGAGAAGAAATTTCGTGCCAATCAATTATGGGAATGGCTTTACGAAAAACGTGTGATGGAATTCTCAGAAATGACGAATCTTTCAAAAGGGCTGATCAAAAAATTGGAAGACAGTTTTGTGATCAATCCGTTGAATCAATTGATTCTTCAAGAAGCGCAAGACGGTACCGTCAAATATTTATTTGAACTGCCGGATAAACATATGATTGAAACTGTCTTGATGCGGCAAGAATACGGCATGTCTGTTTGTGTGACTACACAAGTCGGCTGCAATATCGGCTGTACGTTTTGTGCCAGCGGATTATTGAAGAAAAAAAGAGATCTGACAACTGGTGAAATCGTTGCTCAAATCATGATGGTCCAGCACTATTTTGATTTGCAAGAAAACGACGAACGGGTCTCTCATGTAGTGGTTATGGGAATCGGAGAGCCTTTTGATAATTATGACAATGTGATCCGTTTCTTGCGTGTTATCAACGACCCGAAAGGATTAGCGATCGGTGCCCGTCATATCACAGTATCTACCAGTGGTTTAGCACCCAAAATCAAAGAATTTGCTGACAACGGATTACAAGTGAATCTAGCAATCTCATTACATGCGCCGAATAATGACGTGCGGACATCCATTATGCGGATCAATCGCAGTTTCCCAATCGAGAAGTTGATGGAAGCAGTAGACGAGTATTTGGCTAAGACTAATCGCAGGATCACCTTTGAATATATCATGCTCCATGATGTCAATGACCGTCCAGAACATGCGAAACAGTTGGCGGATTTGCTAAAAGACAAGAAAAAGTTGGCGTATGTCAATCTGATCCCTTACAATCCAGTAAGCGAACACGATCAATATTCCCGCAGCAAAAAAGCGGATGTCTTGAAGTTCTATGATGTTTTGAAGAAAAACGGAATCAATTGCGTGATCCGCAAAGAGCATGGTACCGATATCGATGCGGCTTGCGGACAATTACGCAGTAAACAAATGAAACAAACAGTCCAAGGATAA
- a CDS encoding ABC transporter ATP-binding protein gives MLQVKKLKKIYGDTVKYEALKEIDLTVADGEFVGIMGPSGSGKSTLLNLLATIDHPTSGTIELNGKNPHTMDQEQIARFRRKELGFVFQNFNLMPTLTVEENMVLPLTLDGEKVAVMQRSAKEIAQRLGIADLMGKRIPEISGGQQQRVAVARAMIHRPNLVLADEPTGNLDTKSSKDVMRLLRQLNQEDQATILMVTHDPLAASYCQRIIFIKDGSLVHEIRNTNGQKEFYDQIIDELAHVEEVENEF, from the coding sequence ATGTTACAAGTAAAAAAATTAAAAAAGATCTATGGTGACACGGTAAAATACGAAGCACTAAAAGAAATCGATCTAACGGTTGCAGACGGTGAATTCGTTGGTATCATGGGTCCTTCTGGTTCAGGAAAGTCTACGCTGCTGAACCTGTTAGCAACGATCGACCATCCGACTTCTGGTACCATCGAATTGAACGGAAAAAATCCTCATACGATGGATCAAGAACAGATCGCCCGGTTCCGCCGAAAAGAATTGGGATTTGTATTTCAGAATTTCAACTTGATGCCTACATTGACTGTCGAAGAAAATATGGTCCTTCCTTTAACATTAGACGGAGAAAAAGTAGCAGTGATGCAGCGTTCAGCCAAAGAAATCGCGCAACGACTAGGGATCGCTGATCTCATGGGCAAACGGATCCCGGAAATCTCCGGAGGTCAGCAACAGCGGGTCGCCGTAGCGCGGGCAATGATCCATCGTCCTAATTTAGTATTAGCCGATGAGCCTACTGGTAATTTGGATACAAAATCATCAAAAGATGTGATGCGTTTGTTGCGTCAACTGAATCAAGAAGACCAAGCGACGATTTTAATGGTGACCCATGATCCATTAGCGGCAAGTTATTGTCAACGGATCATTTTCATCAAAGACGGTTCGTTGGTTCATGAGATTCGTAATACAAATGGACAAAAAGAATTTTACGACCAAATCATCGACGAATTAGCGCATGTTGAGGAGGTCGAAAATGAATTTTAA
- a CDS encoding amino acid ABC transporter ATP-binding protein, whose product MLELKQVTKSFGKKKVIDQLDLTIPDGSILAIVGPSGGGKTTLLRMLAGLEKVDSGLFLLDGKAFDPTALNEQEQVVGVVFQDFQLFPHLNVFENITLAPKMVLKESKEIYTKKAQHLAQQLGLEEHLEHYPFQLSGGQKQRVAIARAMAMNPKVLAYDEPTSALDPELRQQVENLILDLKKQGVTQIVVTHDLTFAENIADNLLRVNPKKEEEK is encoded by the coding sequence ATGTTAGAACTAAAGCAAGTCACAAAATCATTCGGAAAGAAAAAAGTGATTGATCAATTGGATCTGACGATTCCAGACGGCAGTATTTTAGCGATCGTGGGACCTTCCGGCGGTGGGAAAACTACTTTGCTGAGAATGTTGGCAGGTCTGGAAAAAGTCGACAGTGGTCTTTTTCTATTAGATGGCAAAGCTTTCGATCCGACAGCTTTGAACGAGCAGGAACAAGTAGTAGGGGTCGTTTTTCAAGATTTCCAATTGTTTCCGCATCTCAACGTCTTTGAAAATATCACTTTGGCACCGAAAATGGTCTTAAAAGAAAGTAAAGAAATCTATACAAAAAAAGCGCAGCACTTAGCGCAACAGCTGGGACTGGAAGAACATTTGGAACATTATCCCTTCCAACTTTCCGGCGGACAAAAACAGCGGGTGGCGATCGCCCGGGCGATGGCGATGAATCCAAAAGTTTTGGCCTACGATGAACCTACCAGCGCTCTTGATCCAGAGTTGCGGCAGCAGGTGGAAAATCTGATTTTGGATCTGAAAAAACAAGGTGTTACGCAAATCGTGGTCACTCACGATTTAACATTTGCGGAAAATATCGCAGATAATCTTTTACGAGTAAATCCCAAAAAGGAGGAAGAAAAATGA
- the aac(6') gene encoding aminoglycoside N-acetyltransferase AAC(6')-Ii: MIITEFDREDKVLRGQLAEVLLQTWPKEYSEEPLEKVAELLADDRIAVAALEEDELVGFIGAIPQYITTGWELHPLVVRDTYHRQRIGMRLVDFLEKEITSKGGITVYLGTDDLGHETSLSDVDLYQDTFEAIKNIKNLKNHPYEFYEKQGYKIVGVIPDANGWQKPDILMAKRLIEKSENE, encoded by the coding sequence TTGATTATTACGGAATTTGATCGAGAAGATAAGGTATTGCGAGGACAGCTTGCAGAAGTACTGTTGCAAACGTGGCCCAAAGAATATAGTGAAGAACCGCTAGAAAAGGTCGCAGAATTATTAGCTGATGATCGGATCGCTGTTGCGGCTTTGGAAGAAGATGAATTAGTAGGATTTATCGGCGCGATCCCACAGTACATTACAACTGGTTGGGAGCTGCATCCATTAGTTGTTCGCGATACCTATCATCGTCAACGAATCGGGATGCGATTGGTAGATTTTTTGGAGAAAGAAATCACTTCTAAAGGCGGGATCACGGTTTATTTAGGAACAGATGATCTAGGACATGAAACATCCTTAAGTGACGTCGATCTTTATCAAGATACCTTTGAGGCAATCAAAAACATCAAAAATTTAAAAAATCACCCTTATGAATTTTATGAAAAACAGGGCTATAAAATCGTCGGCGTGATCCCTGATGCGAACGGTTGGCAAAAACCCGATATCTTAATGGCGAAACGTCTGATCGAGAAAAGTGAAAACGAATAA
- a CDS encoding DNA translocase FtsK, with translation MAQKKRQKKRKTKKEIQQQEKLIMILIGLVFVLFAGFGLFKLGFLGTLLANTFRIIGGNTYPILCLVLAGYGIWLMLKTTEAKITNYRRFFGSLIFYLGVLLMLHAHLFSKLQTSQPNILQTTWQALSSDLRTSQIQQNVGGGLVGAILYQASYFLVSQIGSYLIAFILLGVGGFLFSMMSGHQVIDGLQTISEKLQQFLAEDPDKKAQREAKKQEKKAAKEAQIAAERERVIAEMKEKEKNQVRPLQDDEQQESEPLAEPEQLSFVPIDSFQQNMPATEPVHKPVDDVPEDDGEDLDFEISEEAEDQDYELPTSVLLDTIPATDQSDEYSKIENNIGVLENTFKSFGVDAKVVKASLGPAVTKFEVQPAVGVKVSKIVGLTDDIALALAAKDVRMEAPIPGKSLIGIEVPNSTISMVSFREVIDAQPNHPDQLLEVPLGRDISGRVQTADLTKMPHLLIAGSTGSGKSVAINGIITSILMRAKPHEVKLMMIDPKMVELNVYNGIPHLLTPVVTNPRKAAQALQKVVKEMEERYEKFAATGVRNITGYNELVNEKNLEDGEKRPILPFIVVIVDELADLMMVASNEVEDAIIRLAQMARAAGIHMILATQRPSVDVITGIIKANVPSRIAFAVSSGVDSRTIIDSNGAEKLLGRGDMLYLPMGENKPIRVQGAFISDHEVERVVEFITNQQGANYEEKMMISEETTTSSEQSQDELYDQAKALVIDMQTASVSLLQRRFRIGYNRAARLVDELEEHGVVGPSEGSKPRKVLMEPAPEESVDPMENQP, from the coding sequence ATGGCACAAAAAAAACGCCAGAAGAAAAGAAAAACAAAAAAAGAGATTCAGCAGCAAGAAAAATTGATCATGATTTTGATTGGTCTGGTATTTGTTTTGTTTGCCGGATTCGGCTTATTTAAATTAGGGTTTCTAGGAACTTTGTTGGCTAATACTTTTCGGATAATCGGCGGCAACACGTATCCGATCTTGTGTTTAGTGCTTGCAGGATATGGGATTTGGCTGATGCTGAAGACGACAGAGGCAAAAATCACCAACTATCGCCGTTTTTTTGGCAGTCTGATTTTTTATCTAGGGGTCTTACTGATGCTGCACGCTCATTTATTCAGTAAATTGCAAACCAGCCAGCCGAATATTTTACAAACGACTTGGCAGGCGTTGTCCAGTGATCTGCGTACCAGCCAGATCCAACAAAATGTCGGCGGCGGATTAGTCGGCGCGATCTTGTATCAAGCCAGTTATTTCTTGGTTTCGCAAATCGGCAGTTATCTGATCGCTTTTATTTTATTAGGGGTCGGCGGCTTTCTTTTCAGTATGATGAGCGGTCATCAAGTAATCGATGGTCTGCAGACGATCAGTGAAAAACTGCAGCAATTCTTAGCAGAAGATCCTGATAAAAAAGCCCAGCGTGAAGCGAAAAAGCAAGAGAAAAAAGCGGCGAAAGAAGCACAAATCGCTGCAGAACGCGAGCGGGTCATTGCGGAAATGAAGGAAAAAGAAAAAAATCAGGTCCGACCACTGCAAGATGACGAACAGCAGGAATCAGAACCGTTGGCAGAACCGGAACAGTTGAGTTTTGTTCCGATTGATAGTTTCCAGCAAAATATGCCGGCAACAGAACCAGTCCATAAGCCAGTTGATGATGTACCGGAAGACGACGGCGAGGATCTGGATTTTGAGATTTCCGAAGAAGCGGAAGACCAAGATTACGAATTGCCTACTTCTGTCTTATTGGATACCATCCCGGCGACAGATCAAAGTGATGAGTATTCTAAAATCGAAAACAATATCGGTGTGTTAGAAAATACCTTCAAAAGTTTTGGTGTGGATGCCAAAGTTGTCAAAGCCAGTTTAGGACCGGCTGTTACAAAATTCGAAGTACAACCGGCTGTTGGTGTCAAAGTCAGCAAGATCGTCGGTTTGACAGATGATATTGCGTTGGCATTAGCGGCAAAAGATGTTCGGATGGAAGCACCGATTCCCGGAAAGTCATTGATCGGGATCGAAGTGCCTAACAGTACGATCAGTATGGTCTCTTTCCGAGAAGTGATCGACGCTCAGCCCAATCATCCAGATCAACTGTTGGAAGTACCTTTAGGACGGGATATCTCCGGACGAGTACAGACTGCTGATCTGACGAAGATGCCCCATCTGTTGATCGCCGGTTCCACCGGGAGTGGGAAATCGGTAGCTATCAACGGGATCATTACCAGTATTTTGATGCGGGCCAAACCTCACGAAGTCAAATTGATGATGATCGACCCTAAAATGGTGGAATTGAATGTCTATAACGGCATTCCTCACTTATTGACACCTGTGGTCACTAATCCCCGCAAAGCAGCACAAGCTTTGCAAAAAGTCGTCAAAGAAATGGAAGAACGTTACGAAAAATTTGCAGCTACAGGTGTCCGCAATATCACTGGATACAATGAATTGGTGAATGAAAAAAATTTGGAAGATGGCGAGAAACGGCCGATTTTACCATTTATCGTTGTGATCGTTGACGAGTTGGCTGACTTGATGATGGTTGCCAGTAACGAAGTGGAAGATGCGATCATCCGCTTGGCGCAAATGGCGCGGGCAGCTGGGATCCATATGATCTTGGCGACCCAACGGCCAAGTGTCGATGTCATCACCGGGATCATCAAAGCAAACGTACCGTCGCGGATCGCGTTTGCGGTCTCCAGCGGGGTGGATTCCCGGACGATCATCGATTCCAACGGTGCGGAAAAACTTTTAGGACGCGGGGACATGCTTTATCTGCCAATGGGCGAGAATAAGCCGATCCGGGTTCAAGGCGCATTTATCTCTGATCATGAAGTAGAACGAGTGGTAGAGTTCATCACGAATCAGCAAGGTGCCAATTACGAAGAGAAAATGATGATCTCAGAAGAAACCACAACATCCAGCGAACAATCTCAAGATGAATTGTACGATCAAGCAAAAGCTCTGGTCATCGATATGCAGACAGCCAGCGTTTCCTTGCTGCAACGCCGCTTTAGAATCGGCTACAACCGTGCGGCACGTCTAGTGGATGAACTGGAAGAACATGGCGTAGTGGGACCATCAGAAGGCAGCAAGCCGCGGAAAGTATTGATGGAACCAGCACCAGAAGAAAGTGTTGACCCAATGGAAAACCAACCTTGA
- a CDS encoding FtsX-like permease family protein: protein MNFNQFVFRNTIRNKHLYLAYFFSTAMSVMVFFAFTALANHPSIVGGALDKRADSGMTAAAVIIYLFAFLFVFYSMDIFIQSRKKEFGLMMIQGMSPKQLKNMIFIENLVIGFFATITGSILGVGFTQLIILLANRLLHLDFALYFPSRTILITIASFAVLFLAISFLIRTRLPKMSVQELLKAGDLGKGKIKFSTFKAVLGILLIVIGYIVALIVPGVAVITVMLPVIAIVIIGTALFFNQASVMLIEALKKNVQLFWKKTNMIVFSDLSFRMKDNARSFILVAIISTVAFAAIGTLYGLEKILLGTIQNEPFEVELMDKPAVTEKGADTIDAIFSDENVSADKVLTSVYSIEDKQFLTESDYNKLAKLTGEATISVKDKAVNLMPENPQMGSSDETTDINTITVASQKLQVSKHIKTSLISVYMPTYVVPDHTDFGQVQATKRAVWVTKDASRDSLIAVGKRMEKELDTYASAKTYMEQSIIDGYAPILFVGVFIGVIFFVSAGSFLYFRLYSDLAKDTEKFAMIYKIGLTKKELKKMISQQVGILFFTPIIVSVIHGGVALTAMYHIFDMGMQKEGYFVLGLFIAIQVVYYLLARHFYFKKVYASLQQN from the coding sequence ATGAATTTTAATCAATTTGTGTTTCGGAATACGATTCGCAACAAGCATTTATATTTAGCCTATTTTTTTAGTACTGCAATGTCGGTAATGGTCTTTTTTGCATTTACCGCATTAGCGAATCATCCATCGATCGTCGGTGGTGCTTTGGATAAACGGGCAGATAGCGGAATGACGGCAGCAGCAGTGATCATTTATCTTTTTGCTTTTTTGTTTGTGTTTTACTCGATGGATATCTTTATCCAGTCTCGCAAAAAAGAGTTCGGCTTGATGATGATCCAAGGGATGAGTCCTAAACAACTGAAAAATATGATCTTCATTGAAAACTTAGTGATCGGCTTTTTTGCAACAATCACTGGGAGTATATTAGGGGTCGGTTTTACACAGCTGATCATTTTGCTGGCTAACCGCCTGCTGCATTTAGATTTTGCGCTGTATTTCCCATCCCGGACGATCCTGATCACTATCGCTTCTTTTGCAGTATTGTTCTTGGCGATTTCTTTTTTGATCCGGACTCGCCTGCCAAAAATGAGTGTTCAGGAATTATTGAAAGCCGGTGATCTAGGCAAAGGCAAGATCAAATTTTCCACCTTCAAAGCAGTTTTAGGGATCTTATTGATCGTGATCGGCTATATCGTCGCATTGATTGTACCTGGTGTAGCTGTGATCACAGTCATGCTTCCGGTGATCGCCATTGTAATTATCGGTACGGCGCTATTTTTCAATCAAGCCAGTGTCATGCTTATCGAAGCTTTAAAGAAAAACGTGCAGCTGTTTTGGAAGAAGACGAACATGATCGTTTTCTCCGATCTTTCTTTTCGGATGAAAGATAATGCTCGTTCATTTATTTTAGTAGCGATCATTTCAACCGTGGCTTTTGCCGCTATCGGTACATTGTATGGCTTAGAAAAGATCTTATTAGGAACAATCCAAAATGAGCCTTTTGAAGTAGAGCTGATGGACAAACCAGCCGTTACAGAAAAAGGAGCGGACACGATCGATGCTATATTTTCTGATGAAAATGTATCGGCCGACAAAGTATTAACTTCGGTGTATTCTATCGAAGACAAACAATTTTTAACAGAATCAGACTATAATAAATTGGCGAAGCTGACTGGGGAAGCGACAATTTCTGTAAAAGATAAAGCGGTCAATCTGATGCCAGAAAATCCGCAGATGGGGTCTTCTGACGAAACTACAGACATCAATACGATCACTGTCGCTTCACAAAAACTGCAAGTCTCTAAACATATCAAAACATCATTGATCTCTGTCTACATGCCAACATATGTGGTACCAGATCATACTGATTTTGGGCAAGTGCAGGCGACAAAACGCGCTGTATGGGTCACAAAAGACGCTTCCCGTGACTCATTGATTGCAGTTGGGAAACGTATGGAAAAAGAACTAGATACTTATGCTTCCGCAAAAACATACATGGAACAATCCATTATTGATGGCTATGCTCCGATTCTTTTTGTGGGCGTGTTTATCGGCGTGATTTTCTTTGTCTCAGCGGGCAGCTTCTTATACTTCCGCTTGTACAGCGATTTAGCGAAAGACACGGAAAAATTTGCCATGATCTATAAAATCGGTTTGACAAAAAAAGAACTGAAAAAAATGATCAGTCAGCAAGTGGGAATCTTATTCTTTACACCAATTATCGTTTCAGTCATCCATGGTGGTGTCGCATTGACAGCCATGTATCATATTTTCGATATGGGGATGCAAAAAGAAGGATATTTTGTATTAGGCTTGTTTATTGCCATCCAAGTCGTTTACTATCTCTTAGCTCGTCATTTCTATTTCAAAAAAGTATATGCTAGTTTGCAACAAAACTGA
- a CDS encoding DUF3899 domain-containing protein yields MNKRFLPYLLAGIGIVIIMIWHIFQQSFTLVHLSDSLFLAGLPFLIIGSLLWIFSSGFFDTFQRSMHEALRRDQKKKSNYMPLSEVGRHVYRFWLIIAGMLIGLSLLLLLLQFLLGS; encoded by the coding sequence ATGAATAAACGATTTTTACCTTATCTTTTAGCAGGCATAGGAATTGTCATTATTATGATCTGGCACATTTTCCAGCAAAGTTTCACACTTGTTCATTTGTCTGACTCACTGTTTTTAGCCGGACTGCCTTTTTTGATCATCGGAAGTTTGTTATGGATTTTTTCTTCTGGCTTCTTCGATACCTTCCAACGTTCAATGCATGAGGCCTTAAGAAGAGACCAAAAGAAAAAATCTAACTACATGCCTCTTTCAGAAGTCGGCAGACATGTCTATCGCTTTTGGCTGATTATTGCCGGAATGTTGATTGGCTTGTCGCTTTTATTGCTGCTGCTCCAATTTCTTTTAGGAAGTTAA
- a CDS encoding amino acid ABC transporter substrate-binding protein has translation MNKLAGWLAVGLVGLSLAACGSGQKEEKSARDTTKEVVVGLDDTFVPMGFKDEKGDLVGFDIDLAKAVFKESDIKVTFQPIDWSMKETELDNGTIDLIWNGYSKTPEREKKVLFSDPYMENDQVLVTPKESKITSFDGMKGKILGAQEGSSGYSLFTEQPKVLKDLVKDNDAVLFASFNEAFIDLENGRIDGLLIDEVYANYYLTQKKQLDDYTITEGPFKSEDFAVGVRKDDQKLVDKVNQGLKTLQDNGEFKKISEKWFGEDVTPK, from the coding sequence ATGAATAAATTAGCAGGCTGGTTGGCAGTTGGTTTGGTTGGTTTAAGTTTGGCGGCGTGCGGAAGCGGCCAAAAAGAAGAAAAAAGCGCACGGGATACTACAAAAGAAGTCGTTGTCGGGTTGGACGATACCTTTGTGCCAATGGGCTTCAAAGATGAAAAAGGCGATCTGGTAGGATTCGATATCGACTTGGCAAAAGCTGTGTTTAAAGAGAGTGATATCAAAGTCACTTTCCAACCGATTGATTGGTCAATGAAAGAAACGGAATTGGACAACGGCACGATCGACTTGATTTGGAATGGTTACAGTAAAACACCGGAACGGGAAAAGAAAGTTCTGTTTTCTGATCCTTACATGGAAAATGACCAAGTGTTAGTAACGCCAAAGGAAAGCAAGATCACGTCATTTGATGGGATGAAAGGAAAAATATTGGGAGCGCAAGAAGGTTCCTCCGGATATAGTCTGTTTACAGAACAGCCTAAAGTCTTGAAAGATCTAGTCAAAGACAACGATGCAGTTCTTTTCGCCAGCTTCAATGAAGCATTTATTGACTTGGAAAACGGCCGAATCGATGGTCTATTGATCGATGAAGTATATGCAAATTATTACCTGACTCAAAAGAAACAATTAGATGATTACACTATTACAGAAGGACCATTCAAAAGCGAGGACTTCGCGGTAGGTGTCCGCAAAGATGATCAAAAATTGGTGGATAAGGTCAACCAAGGATTGAAAACTCTACAAGACAACGGCGAATTCAAAAAAATATCTGAAAAATGGTTCGGGGAAGATGTGACACCGAAGTAA
- a CDS encoding peptide ABC transporter substrate-binding protein encodes MKKKTLLGLVAVCGFVLAGCYGGGTAKEESAEGTGKGGSEQIFNLAVPQEMPSADLSVATDTISFTALNNIYEGIYRLDKDSKPIPAGAAEEAEVSEDGLTYKIKLREDAKWSNGDPVTAADYVYGWQRTVKPETASEYAYLYEPVENAADITAGKKDPSELGIKAVNDHELEIKLTKPTPYFDYLLAFPSFFPQNQKVVEENGKEYASASDKAVYNGPFTLEGFDGPGSDTEWSYKKNDTYWDKDTVKLSEIKVSVVKESSTGLNLFEDGQADDVILSGELAQQNANNDAFVSVKEARTSYLEFNQRDEKSPFKNANLRKAVSYAIDREALVDKVLGDGSVISTGLVPADLAKSPDSNEDFAKEAGELVSYDTKKAKEYWEQAKKELKIDKLDFELMASDDDSSKKVIEYIQNALEETLDGVKVTPTPVPFSVRLDRSTSGDFDIVLGGWGADYSDPSSFTDLFVTGNSYNRGQWSNPDYDKAVKESSTTNAGDPEKRWQNLLDANKIIGDDMGVVPVYQKAEGHLINPKVKGIVHHSAGASWDYKWTYVEE; translated from the coding sequence ATGAAAAAGAAAACGTTGTTGGGGCTCGTGGCAGTCTGTGGTTTTGTTTTAGCTGGCTGTTATGGCGGAGGTACTGCGAAAGAGGAATCAGCAGAAGGTACAGGCAAAGGCGGTTCAGAACAAATTTTTAATCTTGCCGTTCCTCAAGAAATGCCAAGTGCTGATTTGTCAGTAGCCACTGATACCATCAGTTTCACTGCATTGAATAATATTTATGAGGGTATCTATCGTTTAGACAAAGATAGTAAACCGATCCCTGCCGGAGCTGCCGAGGAAGCAGAAGTCAGCGAAGACGGCTTGACGTATAAAATCAAATTGCGTGAAGATGCAAAGTGGTCCAATGGTGATCCGGTCACAGCAGCTGATTATGTCTATGGTTGGCAACGAACAGTCAAACCGGAAACAGCGTCTGAATATGCTTATTTATACGAACCAGTGGAAAATGCGGCTGACATCACAGCAGGCAAAAAAGATCCATCAGAATTAGGTATCAAAGCAGTTAATGATCATGAGCTGGAAATCAAATTGACGAAACCAACGCCATATTTTGATTACCTGTTGGCTTTCCCATCTTTCTTCCCGCAAAATCAAAAAGTCGTGGAAGAAAATGGCAAAGAATATGCATCAGCAAGCGATAAAGCTGTTTACAACGGTCCATTTACTTTAGAAGGATTTGACGGACCAGGTTCAGATACTGAATGGTCATACAAGAAAAACGATACGTATTGGGATAAAGACACCGTTAAATTATCAGAGATCAAAGTAAGTGTGGTCAAAGAATCTTCAACAGGATTGAATCTTTTTGAAGACGGTCAAGCAGACGATGTTATCTTGAGCGGTGAGTTGGCACAACAAAATGCCAACAATGATGCGTTTGTTTCTGTAAAAGAAGCCCGCACCAGCTATTTGGAATTTAACCAACGGGATGAAAAATCTCCATTCAAAAATGCAAATCTACGAAAAGCTGTCTCTTATGCTATTGACCGTGAAGCTTTAGTTGATAAAGTATTAGGTGATGGTTCCGTGATCTCTACCGGATTAGTTCCTGCTGATTTGGCGAAAAGTCCAGACAGCAATGAGGATTTTGCTAAAGAAGCCGGCGAATTAGTTTCTTATGACACTAAAAAAGCTAAAGAATATTGGGAACAAGCCAAAAAAGAACTGAAAATCGATAAACTTGATTTTGAATTAATGGCATCTGATGATGATTCATCGAAGAAAGTCATCGAATACATCCAAAACGCATTGGAAGAAACTCTGGATGGCGTCAAAGTTACACCAACACCAGTGCCATTCTCTGTTCGTTTGGATCGTTCAACCAGCGGCGATTTTGATATCGTATTAGGCGGTTGGGGAGCAGACTACTCTGACCCAAGCAGTTTCACTGATTTGTTTGTGACTGGCAACTCTTATAACCGCGGTCAATGGAGCAATCCAGATTATGACAAAGCAGTCAAAGAGTCATCAACGACCAATGCAGGTGATCCAGAAAAACGTTGGCAAAATCTATTAGACGCCAACAAAATCATCGGTGACGATATGGGTGTCGTTCCAGTCTATCAAAAAGCTGAAGGTCATTTGATCAACCCGAAAGTCAAAGGCATCGTACACCACAGTGCCGGCGCTTCTTGGGATTACAAATGGACATACGTTGAAGAGTGA